In Fibrobacter sp., a single window of DNA contains:
- a CDS encoding polyphosphate polymerase domain-containing protein, whose amino-acid sequence MAEARGFSLLERFELKYHIPVAWADRIGEFIAPYCEEDHYSQITPGHFYWITNLYLDSDRWTFLGWKKARLLDRFNMRIRTYGEHPAQDGTFHFESKRKVKEVCYKSRATVKGISPGEVWNMKPEDWPCKSDTDRKYLKDFLYKTHLHNAHPRLLTQYKRRAWFGLREEYSRVTIDTGMRFREETGFDYTVDPHYMHSTGLPRFFKPGCDAVLELKCPCSQVPFWMIDLIRFLNLQRGGFSKFGNAAAEWSRVYEHPKDFKDPYWTRLAGNF is encoded by the coding sequence ATGGCCGAAGCCCGCGGTTTTAGCCTGTTGGAGCGATTCGAGCTCAAGTACCACATTCCTGTGGCATGGGCGGACCGTATCGGCGAATTCATTGCGCCCTATTGCGAAGAGGATCATTATTCCCAGATTACGCCGGGTCATTTCTACTGGATTACCAACCTCTATCTGGATTCGGACCGCTGGACATTCCTCGGCTGGAAAAAGGCGAGGCTGCTGGACCGCTTCAACATGCGTATTCGCACCTATGGTGAACACCCGGCACAAGACGGCACCTTCCACTTTGAAAGCAAGCGGAAGGTGAAAGAGGTCTGCTACAAGAGCCGCGCCACCGTCAAGGGGATAAGCCCCGGCGAAGTCTGGAATATGAAGCCCGAAGATTGGCCCTGCAAGAGCGATACGGACCGCAAGTACCTGAAAGATTTTTTGTACAAGACCCACCTGCACAACGCCCACCCGAGACTTTTGACCCAGTACAAACGCCGGGCCTGGTTCGGGCTCCGTGAAGAATATTCCCGTGTGACTATCGATACGGGCATGCGTTTTCGGGAGGAAACGGGTTTTGACTACACGGTGGACCCCCACTACATGCATTCTACGGGACTGCCCCGCTTTTTCAAGCCGGGCTGCGACGCCGTGCTGGAACTGAAGTGCCCCTGTTCCCAGGTGCCCTTCTGGATGATTGACTTGATACGTTTCTTGAACCTGCAGCGGGGCGGTTTTTCTAAATTCGGAAATGCTGCTGCGGAATGGTCCAGGGTCTATGAACACCCCAAGGATTTCAAGGACCCCTATTGGACAAGGCTCGCGGGAAATTTTTAA